DNA from Delphinus delphis chromosome 8, mDelDel1.2, whole genome shotgun sequence:
TTCTCGGCGCGGCGCAGCGTTCCCGGGGGTAGGGGAGACTCCGGGTCAAGCAGCCTCTGTGCCTTCTGCCCGCCGGGGTAGCAGGCCCGGCAAGAGTCGCCCCGGGTTTGGCGGCCCGGATTCTTTGGGGCTGTGACCTGGAGTTTCGGTTGCCCAGGTGCTGGAGGGCGACCCGTCTTCGGCCCGCAAGAGGGGTTCTGCCACAGAAAATAAGACCCGGAGGGCCTAGACAGACgtcccctgagctcccttctgacctgcagaaacGGTCGTCACCAGCTGCGGACATTCCGCCAGCCTCTGGCTTCGCTCCCTGCCCCGCACCCCTGGGCGAGGCTTCCGGAGAGGCTTCGCGAGCTCAGGAGGGCCCGGCGGGAGCACTTGAGGTCGCAGCTACCACGTTCAGCAGGGCTAGCCTGAGGGCCTGAAGGTGGTTGCGCTCCTTCACTTCTTCCGCACTGCCTCTACCCCCATGACACTCTACGCCCCTTCGGCCAGAGCTGGGATCTTCTCCCAGCTCCCTGGTGTCGCGGGCGCCCGCTGCGCGGACTCCAGACGCGGCTTTCCgtaaggaaaaagggaaaggcAGAGTCCGTGCGCGTGCCTGTGCTTGTGTCTATGTCCGTGCTTGGGGGACAGTGTGTACCCCTGTGCATATAAAACTTGCCTGTTTCCGAAAGCAGAAACTCGGGGGGCTGCTTTCGGATCTGGGCGAGGTCGGTATGGGTGGATGCGAGCTCCCTCCTTTGCGAACAGCTGGTGAGGGCTCATCTGCTGCAGCGAGTGCTGGCGATCTGAGgagtgtctgtgtgtgagtgCGAAAGGAGAGCGTGTGGCTGGGGTCCAGGTAGGTGAGCGCTGGACGTGCACCCTGCGGGAGGCGTGAGCGCGCGCACCCGCCGGCCTGTGGCTGCGAGTGGCGCGTGTGTGAAAGGGCAAAGGTTGCCCCGTTGGTAGGCGCTGACCCCGGACAGCTCTGCAATCAAGGGCTTCAGGGAAGTGGGGCTGGGGTGTAGGGCGAGACAGGTAGAAACCCGGACACAGGCGTCCTGGCCCAGCAGCTTGGAAAACAGAAGGCAGAGGCGCCGGACAGCTGTGTAAACCAACTCCAGCGCCGCAGCGCAGGATCCCCGGTTAGAGTGGGGGATGCAGAACCCGCAGTCGAGAATTCGGGAGCACGAGAGGAATGCCTAGCCCTCTGCGCAGACAGTGCGAGTCCTCTCTTTCACTCCTACCCGTCCCAGAGAAGCGAGAAGAAAGAGGCTAGGTTGCCAGACTGGCAGCAAACCAACTTTGCGGGGCCCTGGGCGCCAGGGCGCTGTTGAAGGAGAGGACGGAGTGGAGGATATCCCAAATCACCCCAGTTGGTCCAGAAGGATCAATTTTTTAAGGGCCCTTTCCCCCCACCATCCCCTTCTTCCACCGTGGTCTATTTCATCTGAGATCCCTTCAGAATCTAAGGGACCAGGCCGGAGTCCCTACTGGCGTGGCTGGAGGGAGTGCAAGGCCGGAGTTCAGGCACAAAGAAAGTGAGAGAAACTCTGGCCCCTCACTGTCGGTGACACCAAACTCTACACAATTTGCTCCCACTTTCTGGACGTCGAAGTCTCTCCGCTCTCTCCGAGCCCTCCCGCTGCCCAAGCAATGACCTCATTGCGAGTGACAGCCAGAGCGGATGGTTCCCCTCCCTAGTGGACTGGTGTGCGGAGCGCGAGCAATGACGCAATCGGAGCTGGGTCGCTCCTGGCCACTTTGGATTGGCCGCGCGGGCTCGTGGGgacctccccgccccccatcaGTGGCATAAGAGCAGAGCGCTCCGCGGGGAAGACGCCCACAGCAGGCGTTTTGTCCATCCGGGTGGACCCGCATCTCGCGCTCTCCTGAAACTCGAATCGCCAGGTGAGAACTTCCCACTCTGCTCACTCTTAATTACCAGCCTCTGCATAGTTCATCTAATTTGCCccatctgcctgcctgcctctctttGCTTCTCACGGCCATCCCGGCCCACCTATAGCCAGGTGCTGCTAGCCGTCTCTCCCCTTGGAAGAAGACAGGAGACTGGGGCTGTCAGCTCGTTTTCTTCTAACTAGCTCCAGTGGAACCGCAAGCATCCCCAGGGCTTCGCCTGGGCGCTGGAAGTTCCGTGAGCCCAGCCCTAGCTTCCTAGCCTTCCTGGGTCTGCAGCCCCTGCATTTGTGCCAGTCCTTTGCGTGCAGGATTCTTCCCGAGTTTGGTCTGGGAGTGCCCTGAGCAGTCTGTGTCCCGAGGGATCACGTTTGGTTCTCAGGACGGTTGAGCCCTGAAACTTCCTCTGAGGCGCCTCCAGCCTGCAAGCGTCCCTGGGGCATTGGCGCGGGCTTGGGGCAGTGCAGTCAGCCGGCCAGAACATTGAGCTGGCGCCCAGCACCTGCTGCTAAACTGCGCTTCAGCAGAGGCTGGCTGTTCGGGCAGAGCCGAGAGACGCCAGTAACCGGCACGTTAAATGATCCCCAACCCAAACCCACAGACTGAGAGATTAGCGCTCCTTTCCAGTTTACCCTTACTGCCTTCCTTTCCCAACTGTTGGTGGCAAAGTCCAGAGGAGGTGAAGGTGGTCCTACATTTCTCAGTCCCTATGAAGACAGGCACAGTCCACAGCAAGGGTGGGTTCTCGCTTGGTTTCTGCATAGGGCAGAAGGTGTGGATTTATGTGCATGTGCATGGCTTCTTCCTGGCTTTCCACGGGACAAAACCGGaatcccccaccctcaccccaggacACCTGTTTCTGCTGTACCATGCGATTCAGTGTAATGTATATTTTGAGATTCAAAGCAGGCCATCTGGCAAATGAACCGAACTGAGCCGTGGGGAGGTGGGGTAACCTGCCCGAATTCTCAAGGCAGTTGTGGCAGAGGCCGGGCCGGACTGGAACTTGGGTCTGTGGGCTCCAGGCGGTGCTTGGTCTTGGTGCAGTGGTAACGTCATTCTCCCTTTACAGAGAGGCATCATGGGCTTCGGGAAGTCCTCCCCCTTCCTGGCTTTCAGCATCTTGGTCCTGTGCCAGGCAGACAGTCTCGAGGCAACACCACTCAGGTGAGACAGCCTGAAGCCACGAGAGCATTCCCCTTCCACTGCCCCTGGGATCAGGCGGTTCTGTGCCTCTGAAGTCACAGCAGCGGGAGGCTCACAGTGAATCAACACCCTCAGGTGTACACTGGGCTTGAGCCCTgtgggctgggagtcaggagagCCACATCCTCAGGGATAAGCCACGGAGACCAGGAAGCCTGGCTGCTTATCCTGGGAAGGAGGCAGGCAGGGACTTAGAGTCTGTGTTGGGTTTGCTTCCTCTCTCCAGGTCTGCTTTGGAGACCCTCCCAGATCCCGGGGCACTCAGTGAGAAGGAAGGGCGCCTCCTGCTGGCTGCACTGGTGAAGGCCTATGTGCAGAGCAAGACCAATGAGCTGGAGCAGGAGACGGAGGACTCCAGGTAAGGCTCAGCACCCAGCCCTGGCATATTCACGAGGACATATCCCAGAGAGGTAGGAGAGACCGCATCGGGCCAAGAGTTCAGCAGATTGTCCCTGTTCACCAGGACCTGGGACTCAGTCATTCTCAGCCTACGTGGAAGACAGAGGTCCACATGCAACTGGAGGGACTGTGATtagacacattaaaaagatccATTCCTGAAAGCTGTTAGGAAATGAAATGGGGAGGTGTGGAATCACTTACTCTGGGAATTGGTCTTGCCCGACTAAGGAGAACACCCAGCACTGGATGAGTTAGGACTGGTAAGTGTGAAGCCAGGGGATGGGCTGTTATAGCTCTGGATGTCTTAGAAATTTAACCTGTGTATGTTGTTCTTTCACACCTGCAAGGCACCTTCATGGCACATTTGCAAGGTGAAGCCAAAGGCCTTGCAGAGGGTGGGGTCAGGTAGAGCAGTGTCTGAGGTAGGTCCGGGGCCTTTAGATGTGTAGAATCTGTGGAGATGTGCATGTTCTCATGGGGCCAGACACCCCTCCCCAGTCGCACCTCCCTGTGCACCCTGAGCTTGGAGCTCACACCAGCAGAGTCACATGTTGCACCTGCATTCACCCTGAGAACCTCTCTGCAGAGCATGAAGGACTGAGCAGCATGTGGAATGCCAGAAAAGGtcaccccttccccaccacagCCCTTCCCCGCACTGCCCTGGCTCAGCGAACCTCTGAGTTCTCCTAATGGAGGATGCGTGAGCcaccctcctgcctgcccctctcATCTCTCTGCTCCAGGCACCCCCTCCTGGGTCTAACCTTCTGCATGACTGCCCTCAGGGGCAGCCCTGGTGCATGGTTTTGTCTGGCATGTCTTTTCCCTGCAGCCTGGATGGCTCCAGAGCTAAGCGGTGCAGTAATCTGAGTACCTGTGTGCTGAGCGCGTACTGGAAGGACCTGAACAACTTTCATAGATTCTCTGGCATGGGCTTCGGGCCTG
Protein-coding regions in this window:
- the LOC132429121 gene encoding calcitonin gene-related peptide 2 isoform X1; this translates as MGFGKSSPFLAFSILVLCQADSLEATPLRSALETLPDPGALSEKEGRLLLAALVKAYVQSKTNELEQETEDSSSITAQKRSCNTATCVTHRLAGLLSRSGGVVKSNFVPTDVGSEAFGRRRRDLQA
- the LOC132429121 gene encoding calcitonin gene-related peptide 2 isoform X2 — translated: MGFGKSSPFLAFSILVLCQADSLEATPLRSALETLPDPGALSEKEGRLLLAALVKAYVQSKTNELEQETEDSSITAQKRSCNTATCVTHRLAGLLSRSGGVVKSNFVPTDVGSEAFGRRRRDLQA